One stretch of Labrus bergylta chromosome 24, fLabBer1.1, whole genome shotgun sequence DNA includes these proteins:
- the cldn10d gene encoding claudin-10, whose translation MKYRTLVMYMEIGCFVSCLCGWILVCSTLPTEYWTFSEVGTIVLTTGNYYSNLWRDCVSDTTGVSDCKDYPSMLALPVFLHACRALAVCAVITGFFGGVLTLVGMKCTKIGGSEVANARVTFAGGLTYLTSGFCGMITYSWWANKIVSEFVDPNFRDQKFEIGAAVFVGWGGSILLLSGGGVLTYFSGKEGLPSSSEKKPHRPGTYASARTRRTYMLPASSSRVTLVPPLYYEGRKSRATRGTRGTTKTGQTFSRDSFV comes from the exons GATCCTGGTCTGTTCCACTCTCCCCACAGAGTACTGGACTTTCTCTGAGGTGGGGACCATCGTGCTGACCACCGGCAACTACTACTCCAACCTGTGGAGGGACTGTGTCTCTGACACCACGGGGGTGTCCGACTGCAAGGACTACCCCTCCATGCTGGCCCTGCCAG TGTTCCTACACGCCTGCAGAGCACTCGCCGTCTGTGCCGTCATCACTGGCTTCTTCGGAGGCGTCCTCACACTCGTAGGGATGAAGTGCACTAAAATCGGTGGATCAGAGGTTGCAAATGCAAGGGTGACCTTTGCAGGTGGTTTAACCTACCTGACTTCAG gATTCTGTGGTATGATCACATACTCGTGGTGGGCCAACAAAATCGTATCAGAATTCGTGGATCCAAATTTCAGGGATCAGAA ATTTGAAattggagctgcagtttttgTTGGCTGGGGAGGCTCCATCCTTCTCTTGTCTGGAGGGGGGGTGCTGACTTACTTCTCTGGAAAAGAAGGCCTACCATCCAG TTCTGAAAAAAAGCCACACAGACCAGGCACATACGCCAGCGCCCGGACCAGAAGGACCTACATGCTGCCAGCTTCCTCGTCCAGAGTTACCCTGGTGCCCCCGCTGTATTATGAAGGCAGGAAGAGCAGAGCGACCAGAGGAACCAGAGGGACAACAAAGACTGGTCAGACCTTTAGCAGGGACAGCTTTGTCTGA